The sequence GAGTACGTAAGTTATAAAAATCAACAACATAGAACGACTATATCTAAATGTGATGAGTAACACATATTCCGATATGGTTAGATGATAAATCAATAACTTAAGAAGCACGTCGCATTAGTAGAGTATGGGAAAAAGCACTAAGAGTGTTCTCTCTCGCTTGAGCGAGTCAACTTGAAAAGGGGCAAACATGCGTTACAAGTCACTATTATCGAAAGACTGCTTAGGTCCAAGGGGTTGTGAAGATGACCAGCCTTCAGAGAATGCGCCCTCGGTATAGCTTGATATAGTCCTACGCCAAAAGCACTGAGCTACTTTGTTAGATTCTAGTTGCGAGACACTCCATCTTCCCCGGTGCTGCTGAAATACTTCTTGAGCAAAGTGAGTTGCTATACCCTTTCGCCTTTTTGAGCTCAAAATGAAGAACTCTGAGATTGAAAATTGGTTAGGAGTAATTTCTCGTACCAGAGCAAGCCCAATAGGCTCATCTTCGTGAAGACAGAGGTAAGCAAAGCGATCTTTATCAATCCAATATAGGTCGAAGTACTTTCCTAGGCTGTACAAACCTTTCTCATCTGGCCGCTCACCAGTATATGGCGACATATCATGCAAATAGGCTTGCATTAGGTCTTTGACGACATTTTTTGTTGAGTATTCAGACTTTAGCAATTTCACAGAGGTTCACCGATCTCATTTAATCCTAACTACGACTTGAACCCATAAGAAATGTTAAGTCAATTTGATTACTGCTCAAAGACCACATCCGTCGCAACTAACTTAAAAAGGGGCACTTCTGAGTTACTCGTAGCAGAGTAATACAAGCGTGGCCATGGACTCTCTATGAGCACTGCCCAGTGCGTAAACATTCCATCCAATCATTTCGATGTCTTGTCGAGGCGCAGTTTATGGCTTGCTCGTGATCGTAGCCGACTCTGTGCAAAGATATGTCCCATTCGTTACCTTGTTTTTTTAGGATGGCATAGGAGGCTTTAGGTGTACTATTTTGAATCGTGTGCGGAACAGGATCCTCATCAGCGTAGGCTTGGAGTCCAACACTACCTGGGTTAACAGCAATCTGCCCCGAAGATAAACTCAGTACACGCGGTGTGTGACTATGCCCACACAAAATTATTTTTGAAGATACAGCTCCCAGCAGATCGAGAACCTCAGCTTCATCTCTAATTACCGCAGAGCCTGAAGAGATGTCTTCAAGCAGGTAGGTCAAATCGTCACTAGGTGTGCCGTGGCAAGCATAAATATCGTCATTGATTTCCAAATCGAAAGGTAGACTTTTCATCCACTCTATAGGCGTTTCACCCAAACTATCTAGAACAAACTTCATTGTAGGATTCGACGCAACTTCGGACTCGGTTGACTGGTATATTTGCCTATCCTGATTACCAGATATCGTTATGACATCTAAACCGCATAAATAGTCAAATGTCTCTTTGGGTTCTATCGGCCCGTAAAAGATATCTCCAAGGTTAATAAAAGTAGCCACTCCTTTTGCATTAGCGTCTTCTACAACCGCTCGCAATGCATAAACATTGCTGTGAATATCAGAAATAACAGCATAAGACTCCATTTACCACTCCTTGATACAGCCAACTAGACTCGAACAATATATACCAATTCTGAATAAAAATGCAATTCGACCAGTTTCATTCTCCGTTTGCTTCAGTGTAAACAGAAAAGCTCGAATTGCTAGCGACCAGTTTTTCGAGGAGGGATACAGCACCCATTAGTTATACTTGGGCAAAGTCATCAGTAGCATGTTAAGTGGCTTGAGGCTGTAAACGCGTAATGGGGCATAGATGTGTTTAAACATAGCGTCTTATCGTAAACCTTACTCTATCTAAAAATGCTCTGTTTATGCTGGTTTTAATGCTAGGATACGCGCCCCTTAAATCAGCAATCAGAGCTATATCATTTTCTAATGAAACACCTATCTATACTTCTTCTTTCACTTGCCATTACTGCTTGCAGTTCTGAAAACACTGGACCTTCAGAACCGAGTCATTGCTCAGAGGGTAATGTGGTAAATTTTGACACCGAACGACAAGGCTATTCTTTTCTAGTAGAGAATTGCTTTGGTATGACCTACTTCAGTACAAATTATGGTCAATATAAAACTGACTGGATTGCTGCCTATGGTATGGATTTCCGCTACTGGACTGAAACATGGCAGTACCCTCGCAGTTTTATGGAAGAAAGTGATGAGATGGGAAAACACTATTACCAAATGATTCCTAGTGGGTCGTGGGGCGGCTGGGTTTCAATTACGACAAACTACTATGATGGCTCGGAATACACTGACTATTACTCTCCTCGCTCAGAAGAATACAATCACTATCAAGTAATGACTGATAAAGAGCTCCATGAAGAGAGATTTAACATCGCATTAAAACATGCCGTGATTAACGAGATTTAAAGAGAATTTGTAATATTTACTCGTACTGATGTACTCATCAGTACGAGTGCCCATAAATTCCACGCTTGATGAGAAAACCTACCTTATACTACTCATCCTCTTTGCAGTATTGACTAATCTAACTAAAACACAATGGGGCAATACAGTGATACCTTAGTTGCCAGAGGAGAGGGGGTTGGCTTTAAAATCGTAATAGGTAGTTTGATTTCCCAAACCCCGGCGTCAGTTCAGTTGTGACCGTTTAGATAACTCACAAAAGTGGCGCATCAAGTCCGCCAGTTCCTCTACACCATAGACATGATAATCAGCTACGGTAGAGTTTATTTTTGACCTTTTACTGAACAGAACCGACTTCATGCCCGCCAATCTAGCACCTTCTACATCATGTAGGAGTGAATCACCTATGTAGACAGCCCTTTCTGGTACAACATTAAGCCGATCTAAAATGCAACAGAAAACACTTGGATCTGGTTTGTACAATCCGATCTCTCCTGACACTAGGATTTGGTCGAAATATTGGTTTAACCTGGAAGAGACAATTCTGTTTCTTTGCTCACTTGGGTCGTAGGCGTTTGTGAGTAATCCAAGCTTAAAGCACTTTTGCAGCTTATGAAGGATATCTGGTACACCAGGAAAAGGCTCACAAGATCGAATTAACTCAGCTCTATAAATCTCAGTTACTGACTCATGCCAATCTATGGAGAGACTGTCAAACGTCCGTTTAAGTCTAGTCCTATCCATTGATAGCGGATCTGCCTCTCCACGCTCAACAAGAGAATGAAAAGCGATAATCTCTTTGACAGCAGTCGTCAGGAATTTTTCAAACGTAGTTTCCGTTGTTAACTTTGAGTGTAGCAGCTTGAGAATTTTGGTATCTGTATCAACAAAATCGACCAAGGTACCATCAAAGTCAAACACAATCGCATCAAACACATATTCCTCATCTTAGCTGAAGCCGACTCTTTTCAGATTACAGGCATGAGAAAAAGTAAGTCAATTTAGATTGTCATGGACTGGAGGTTAGATCGGTCGAAACTCACCATGGGGCACAGGCTTTTCAGAAGAAAAGCCTGTAGCAGCTCCTGTCTGTCAGCAATCTGTTTTCTCAGACAGCCTCAGAGCGTCTTCTAGCTCAACGCCAAGGTATCGAATTGTGTTATCTAGCTTCGAATGTCCAAGTAAGATCTGAACGGCCCTGATGTTTTTCGTTCTGGCATAGATTAAAGTGGCTTTAGTACGGCGCATGGAATGAGTTCCGTAATAGTCAGCATTCAATCCCAGTTTTGCAGCCCAGCTCCTGATGATTGAACGGTAGAATGAGTAGCTGATAGGTTGCCCAGAGCGTCGGATACTCGGGAATAGAAAACTGCTTGCCTCTAGGGATGCTGCGAAAATCCATCGACTAATACTTTGCTGTGTTCTCGGAGTAATCTCATAGTGGACATCGGTCCCCGTTTTTTGCTGGATGCACTGAACCCTTTCATAAATAACTCCTTGCGAAGAAACATCGTAAACGTGTAGTTTCAGCAAATCACTCGATCTTAACTTGCTATCTATAGCTAGGTTCAGTAGCGCGAGCTGCATCAAATCGTTTTCAATCTCCAGCCTAGTTCTGATCCGCCAGATCTCTTCAAGCTTAAATGGCCTTTTAATGCCGGTGCATTTTCCCGAAGATAACTTTCTCATATTGACCTCCTTTTCAAAGTTGTTGGTCAACATAAAGTCTGGCAATCAACTAGAACCGTTCCAGCTGCGATAACATTCAGTGAGCATGAACCGAAACATCCGCGGACAATAATGAGCCAGTGGTTTTGCTAAATTAGCATTTACTGGGTTAGTTGAGGTATTTACGTACCTTCAATATAGATATCAGAAATAACTATCCACTGAACCATCAAAACATTAGCTGTTCAAACATTCATATCAGCCCCAACTTGCCGGTGAATTCGTGTTTTGTGACCCATTGTGTGGCAATTTCATCACGATATGCAATAGTTTACTTATTTAGACTAGGGGCTGATATTACGATGGATTGTAGAAATAAACTTGCACTAGCAGTTGCTCTTGCTTTGCCGAATACGGCATGGGCTGTTGAATACGGTGTGGACGCCACTTCTGATGAATACAATGATTTTAATGTACATATTGTATTTGGTAACTCGCATTGTGGTGCGACATTGCTTGGTGGTGATTACTTAATCACAGCAAGACACTGCATTATCACAGATGGCTCAGACAGAAATGACAGCACAGGCATGACAGGTACCATCGAGATCCGTCAAGGTCTTAGCTATACCGGTGATAAGACCACTCTAACCGATTTTACGACCGTCTTAGATGGCACGAATGCCGATATTGAATCAGCTGCTTCTCAGCGCATGCTTTATTACGCTGACGTCATCTTGGGAGACTACCCAAATGCAGCGCAAACCGCGCTTCGCTATGACGGTGATCTAGTCGTTCTAAAATTGCAAAACACTGTTCAACATTACACTGGCGTTGCCATTACGCCGATGCGTGACATCACCACAGGTAAGTCAGTTTTCCCAGCAGACCAAGCTATCAATTTTTACGGATGGGGTCGTGATGAAAATGGCTCTAATCCAGCGACTCTCCAGAAAGCTCAATTAAAAAGCTTTTATGGTTGGGGTGATGTCAATGAGCAGCTCTGGCAGCGTGTTGATGAAGTAGACAGCTTTGCTTATGTAAGTTGCACGGATGAGCACAGAGCAGAACAAGGTTTGGACTGTGAATACAAGCCCGAAGACCGTGCCTACTTCTATGGATTAGGTAAACAACATGTCGCCAGTGGTGATAGTGGTACTGGATTGGTTTACGATAACCAACTATTCGGTGTTGCTCGCTCCGTCTTTGGTGGCTCTGGTGAATCTACGTTTACTCACTTCTCCACTATCATGCCTGAGCTAACTCAAGCGATCAATAAAGTAGTCTACCCGCCAGTAGCCGGTGCAGAGCTTGAAGAAGGCTTTGACCAAACACTGCTAGTGAAAATACCGATTCAAAACCTGACTTCAAGTGATGTATTGTTCACGCCAACACTGTCGGATGATAACAGCGGTATGGTTGATATGGATGCTTTTGACTGTAACTCTGTTATTCCATCTCAAGAAGGCTGTATCATTAAACTGTACTTTAATTATGCTCAACAGGTCATCGACACTGAATACAACGTGACTATCGATTTAACAGACACGATCGACATTCCCGTGAAATTTGCTGTAGCTTCTGATGATAGTGATGGCGACAACGGTGGAAATGGTGGTAATGACGTTGGTTCAGGTGGCTCCGTCGGTGGTGTATTCTGGTTTGCTATGTTGTTCGTTGGACTCATCCGCAAGCATCGTTGGTTCAAGTAAAATGTAAGCGGTTTTTAATGCCCCAAAGTAATGTTCAAAACTTGTTGTGGGGCAATTTAAACTTACTTGATTACAGTGTGTCATCAATTAAGGCAGCATATCATTTTTGTTTGCTTGCCTTTGTTATCAGCTGAAACTCCATACCAGAGCGCTTAGTGTTACGGGTTCTATAGCGCGTTGGATATTTATCAAAAAAGTCAGATAACTTCTTCAACCCGTAGTTTCGAGGATCAAAATCTGGCTTTAGTCTTTTTAAGTACTTGCCTATTTCACCTAGCTTTGCCCAACCCGATTCGTCTCTATAGTTCTGCCAAGCTTGATGCATTAATCTCCATAATTCGCGTTCTGCATCTTGATTAGAGTTGGGCTGTACGTCCCCAAGATCAACATCAGCGTTTAAGTTCTCTATAGCTACAAAGTCATCACAAGCGTTTTTAAACGAGGTCGGAGTCATCGCTTTTCCCACGCCGATGACGTGTATCTCCGACTCTCTTAACCTCGTAGCAAGACTTGTAAAATCACTATCACTGGATATCAAAGCAAAAGCATCAAATCTTTGGCTGTACAAGAGGTCCATTGCATCAATAATCATTAAAGAGTCTGTCGAGTTTTTTCCTGATGTATAGGCAAATTGCTGTTTGGCTTGAATCGCTAACTCATTCAAAGGCTGCTTCCAGTTTTTTAATTGCTCAGTAGAAAAGTCGCCATACGCACGTTTAACGATAATCTGCCCAAAACTAGAAAGCTCTTCAATAATGAGGTTTAGCTTTGAGTGGGGAGTGTTTTCTGAGTCAATTAATACAGCAATTTTTCTGTTACCCATAATCCGCTTGCAGCCATCTTTATGTATTTAGTTGCACTATATCGACATTAGCAATATTTGTTCAAATGGGATTGCTCAAAAATGTTATGAGTAACAACTCTAACCAGGAAAGGGGCAATTCCGTGTCACATGCCACATAAGCGCATTTTGGGTCTAGTGGACGCTTAGTTTGAGGCGGTAGCACACCTCTCCAATACTGAATCGTTCACACCTGAATTAGCAACGTCAACTGTCTGGTCGACTGGGCTCTAGTACAAGCTATCAGTACAAAGAAAAACAACGACTTTCATTGAGTAGACAAAAGGCAGTCTCTTCAAAATGTTCTTGGCTCAGTTCACAGTTTACAGAGTGCTGGCAAATATTTTTAGTTCACTTACCTTATATCACAATGAAATTGCACAATACTTAACCAAACATATGTACTCCAATAACATAAAGGAGTCACATAATGGTCTCGTCAATAATAAAATATATCCTAGTACTATTACTCTTCACAACTGCTTCACTTCCCAGCTATGCAGCGTTTAACGCCAGTCCACCAACTCAGGGAGCATTCTTCAATGGGAAATATCGAAATCTCGCCGCTGAATTTGGTAAAACCAATGGGATAGACAAGCTAAACCAGGGGTTTAATAGCATGTTTGGATACAACGGCAAACAGCAGCTTTACTATGCTTATAGCGAAAATGGACAATACAAGGCACATTATATACGAGCCATTAACCCCACTAGTGGTGATGATATTCGCTCAGAAGGGCAATCCTGGGGTATGACAATCGCTGTAATGATGAACAAGCAAGAGGAATTTGATAATCTTTGGCGCTTTGCCCGCCGATATCAAAAAAATAGCTGGAGCCATAGCGATCCTAATAAGCAAGGAGTATATGCTTGGCAGCTAAAATTTGATAGCAATGGTTATGTGTATAAAAATGACGATGGCCCTGCCCCTGATGGCGAGCTTTACTTTGCATTTTCCCTATTAAATGCCGATGCGCGCTGGGGGAGTCAGGGAGAGTTTAACTATTATGATGATGCGATTGAAATACTCGGTGTAATCCGAAATAAACTAATGGAAGATTCAATAATTCGTTTCTCTCCATACTTGGACAACCTCACTGACCCTTCATACCATATTCCTGTTTTTTACAATTATTTTGCCACACGGGTTTCTAGCAATCATGAACGTGACTTTTGGAACTCCGCTGCCACAAAAAGTCGAGTTTTCTTAAAAAATCACTTCACTAAGGTCAGTGGTAACCCGCACTGGAACCTACCCACTTTCCTAGCTCAAAATAATGGCGAACCAATTATCGACTACCTATTTAATGGTCAAGCAAATCCTGGGCACTGGTATGAGTATGACGCATGGCGAGTGGCTATGAACGTCGCTACTGACGCACATCTCTATGGTGCTGAGAGTTGGCACAAGGATACAATTAATAGTCTTCTTGGGTTCCTAGACTATGACAAAAATGCCAGCAGTGACAAATGTTACAAGCAGCTTTATTCCTACGGTAGTGCCGAAACTCAGCAGTGTGCAGGTACTGGTCAAAAGGCCACAAATGCTGTTGCTACGTTAGCCTCGACAGATAGTTCGATCGCTACAGACTTCTTTAACGATTTTTGGTCAGAAAGCCAACCGACCGGTGATTGGCGTTACTATAATGGCTGCCTGTATATGTTAGCTATGCTTCACGTAACAGGTAACTTCAAACTATATTGAACGCTCAGCACCGCTAGCTGTATAGCTCATAAGTACTATCACATAATCTCATAGATAGTCATATAGCGTTAGCTAACTGGAAATAAAGGATGCTCCTCCTGTATGGGGTATATGCACGTATATTAAAGAAGCACCTTTCTTCTGTAATGGTTGCATCGCTATATAGGATTGGGCCAGATTAGAGCAAGCATCGCTGAGTTCTGAGAGTTTGTCGTTAGGTTTAAAGCCAAACAAACCCGTTGTATGACTTCTCTTTTAGGGCCTCTAATCTGGTTTCCAGTGAGCCAGAGTAAATCTCTAATTTATGACCATCGGGGTCTAGAATATAGAGCGACATTCCTTCGCTCTGATGCTCTTTCCAAACCTCTACACCCAGTGAAATTAAATGCTTCGCAAAAGATCCAAACTCTTTTGATTCAATATCAAAAGCTAAATGGGTGTAGTCGGTCTTTGGGCAAGGGTCATCTAAAGAAAGACAAAACCAGAGTTCACCTGCAGAAAGATAAGCTCCTCTATCCCATTTAGCGCGAGCAGTGAAGCCCAA comes from Vibrio astriarenae and encodes:
- a CDS encoding GNAT family N-acetyltransferase, producing MKLLKSEYSTKNVVKDLMQAYLHDMSPYTGERPDEKGLYSLGKYFDLYWIDKDRFAYLCLHEDEPIGLALVREITPNQFSISEFFILSSKRRKGIATHFAQEVFQQHRGRWSVSQLESNKVAQCFWRRTISSYTEGAFSEGWSSSQPLGPKQSFDNSDL
- a CDS encoding metallophosphoesterase family protein codes for the protein MESYAVISDIHSNVYALRAVVEDANAKGVATFINLGDIFYGPIEPKETFDYLCGLDVITISGNQDRQIYQSTESEVASNPTMKFVLDSLGETPIEWMKSLPFDLEINDDIYACHGTPSDDLTYLLEDISSGSAVIRDEAEVLDLLGAVSSKIILCGHSHTPRVLSLSSGQIAVNPGSVGLQAYADEDPVPHTIQNSTPKASYAILKKQGNEWDISLHRVGYDHEQAINCASTRHRNDWMECLRTGQCS
- a CDS encoding HAD family hydrolase; this translates as MFDAIVFDFDGTLVDFVDTDTKILKLLHSKLTTETTFEKFLTTAVKEIIAFHSLVERGEADPLSMDRTRLKRTFDSLSIDWHESVTEIYRAELIRSCEPFPGVPDILHKLQKCFKLGLLTNAYDPSEQRNRIVSSRLNQYFDQILVSGEIGLYKPDPSVFCCILDRLNVVPERAVYIGDSLLHDVEGARLAGMKSVLFSKRSKINSTVADYHVYGVEELADLMRHFCELSKRSQLN
- a CDS encoding tyrosine-type recombinase/integrase, coding for MRKLSSGKCTGIKRPFKLEEIWRIRTRLEIENDLMQLALLNLAIDSKLRSSDLLKLHVYDVSSQGVIYERVQCIQQKTGTDVHYEITPRTQQSISRWIFAASLEASSFLFPSIRRSGQPISYSFYRSIIRSWAAKLGLNADYYGTHSMRRTKATLIYARTKNIRAVQILLGHSKLDNTIRYLGVELEDALRLSEKTDC
- a CDS encoding trypsin-like serine protease — encoded protein: MDCRNKLALAVALALPNTAWAVEYGVDATSDEYNDFNVHIVFGNSHCGATLLGGDYLITARHCIITDGSDRNDSTGMTGTIEIRQGLSYTGDKTTLTDFTTVLDGTNADIESAASQRMLYYADVILGDYPNAAQTALRYDGDLVVLKLQNTVQHYTGVAITPMRDITTGKSVFPADQAINFYGWGRDENGSNPATLQKAQLKSFYGWGDVNEQLWQRVDEVDSFAYVSCTDEHRAEQGLDCEYKPEDRAYFYGLGKQHVASGDSGTGLVYDNQLFGVARSVFGGSGESTFTHFSTIMPELTQAINKVVYPPVAGAELEEGFDQTLLVKIPIQNLTSSDVLFTPTLSDDNSGMVDMDAFDCNSVIPSQEGCIIKLYFNYAQQVIDTEYNVTIDLTDTIDIPVKFAVASDDSDGDNGGNGGNDVGSGGSVGGVFWFAMLFVGLIRKHRWFK
- a CDS encoding NYN domain-containing protein, producing MGNRKIAVLIDSENTPHSKLNLIIEELSSFGQIIVKRAYGDFSTEQLKNWKQPLNELAIQAKQQFAYTSGKNSTDSLMIIDAMDLLYSQRFDAFALISSDSDFTSLATRLRESEIHVIGVGKAMTPTSFKNACDDFVAIENLNADVDLGDVQPNSNQDAERELWRLMHQAWQNYRDESGWAKLGEIGKYLKRLKPDFDPRNYGLKKLSDFFDKYPTRYRTRNTKRSGMEFQLITKASKQK
- a CDS encoding glycosyl hydrolase family 8, coding for MVSSIIKYILVLLLFTTASLPSYAAFNASPPTQGAFFNGKYRNLAAEFGKTNGIDKLNQGFNSMFGYNGKQQLYYAYSENGQYKAHYIRAINPTSGDDIRSEGQSWGMTIAVMMNKQEEFDNLWRFARRYQKNSWSHSDPNKQGVYAWQLKFDSNGYVYKNDDGPAPDGELYFAFSLLNADARWGSQGEFNYYDDAIEILGVIRNKLMEDSIIRFSPYLDNLTDPSYHIPVFYNYFATRVSSNHERDFWNSAATKSRVFLKNHFTKVSGNPHWNLPTFLAQNNGEPIIDYLFNGQANPGHWYEYDAWRVAMNVATDAHLYGAESWHKDTINSLLGFLDYDKNASSDKCYKQLYSYGSAETQQCAGTGQKATNAVATLASTDSSIATDFFNDFWSESQPTGDWRYYNGCLYMLAMLHVTGNFKLY
- the fos gene encoding fosfomycin resistance glutathione transferase, giving the protein MISGLNHITIAVSNLERSMSFYRDILGFTARAKWDRGAYLSAGELWFCLSLDDPCPKTDYTHLAFDIESKEFGSFAKHLISLGVEVWKEHQSEGMSLYILDPDGHKLEIYSGSLETRLEALKEKSYNGFVWL